The Carnobacterium mobile DSM 4848 genome includes a window with the following:
- a CDS encoding S66 family peptidase: MKKPNALKKGDKVAIVSLSSGILGEEFCSHQLNLGKQRLMKLGLEPVFMPNALKGLDYLKHHPEARAQDLKDAFQDPAIKGIICAIGGDDTYRLLPFLLEDKEFIQNVQTNPKLFTGFSDTTVNHLMFYQLGMVSFYGPNFINDLAELADNLLPYTESTLHSYLEGQEQHEILSSKYWYEERTDFSPAAAGTERIQHLEKKGYEVLQGFGSFSGPLLGGCLESLYGLLAGERYPDEVEVSQKYHLFPSIEQWEGKILFLETSEEKPTPEELEKELLALKQTGIFSAIKGILIGKPQDEMYYEAYKEIYKKVVSDDTLPILYNVNFGHAYPHCALPYGVDTTVDLTRKTISFNESYFQTT; encoded by the coding sequence ATGAAGAAACCAAATGCTTTGAAAAAAGGAGACAAAGTAGCAATCGTCAGTCTTTCAAGCGGTATATTGGGAGAAGAGTTTTGTTCTCACCAACTTAATTTAGGGAAACAACGTTTGATGAAATTAGGGTTGGAGCCAGTCTTTATGCCTAATGCTTTAAAAGGGTTAGATTATTTAAAGCACCACCCTGAAGCGCGGGCTCAAGATTTAAAAGATGCTTTTCAAGATCCTGCTATCAAAGGCATAATTTGTGCTATTGGAGGCGATGATACGTATCGTTTATTGCCATTTTTACTAGAAGATAAAGAATTCATTCAGAATGTACAAACAAATCCTAAGTTATTTACAGGTTTTTCTGATACGACTGTCAATCACTTAATGTTTTATCAGTTGGGAATGGTCTCTTTTTATGGGCCGAATTTTATCAATGATTTAGCCGAACTCGCTGACAATTTGTTGCCGTATACAGAATCCACTCTACATTCTTATTTAGAAGGACAGGAACAACATGAAATCCTTTCTAGTAAATATTGGTATGAAGAACGTACTGATTTCTCTCCAGCTGCTGCAGGGACTGAACGCATTCAACATCTGGAAAAAAAGGGGTACGAAGTTTTACAAGGATTCGGTTCCTTTTCCGGACCTTTGTTAGGAGGGTGTTTAGAAAGCTTGTATGGTTTGCTGGCAGGTGAACGTTACCCAGATGAAGTTGAAGTAAGTCAGAAGTACCACTTGTTTCCGTCTATAGAACAATGGGAAGGGAAAATCTTGTTTCTAGAAACCAGTGAAGAAAAGCCTACGCCAGAGGAATTGGAAAAAGAACTATTGGCTTTAAAGCAAACCGGTATTTTCTCTGCTATTAAAGGTATCTTGATTGGAAAACCGCAAGACGAAATGTATTATGAAGCGTATAAAGAAATATACAAAAAAGTTGTTTCGGATGATACACTGCCCATTTTATATAATGTTAATTTTGGACATGCTTATCCGCATTGTGCTTTGCCCTATGGAGTAGATACAACAGTAGATTTGACCCGAAAAACGATTTCTTTTAATGAATCGTATTTTCAAACTACTTAG
- a CDS encoding YibE/F family protein, which yields MKIHFGKKSLFLYGFILLCLLLSMWVMQNNFHLYKQPIAEVVEATLTEQKELVDLPHTEDRLFHQTIVGKLKNGDQKGQLIALENNYSSSGADDHKYQRGDELFVSIQSNEGEPLRGIIYGPKRDKYVVAAAWLFIITVLLIGKRSGSFSIISLVVNVLVLSIALNHYTNSEHASLLLICSGLILFFTVTSLLLVSGNNEKTYAAILATLAGTFSSLLIAYIVLVLTAEKGLRYEEMAFITRSPQKVFLASILVGSLGAVMDIAITIISSLYELYGKNKDISLKALKASGMEIGKDIMGAMTNVLFFAYVSGSIPMILLYLKNGSALGYTLSMNLSLELTRALVGSIGIVLTIPISIYIAAYFIYKRRAIK from the coding sequence TTGAAAATCCATTTCGGAAAAAAATCACTTTTTTTATACGGCTTTATTTTGTTGTGTCTCCTTTTGTCTATGTGGGTTATGCAAAACAATTTTCATTTATATAAACAGCCCATAGCTGAAGTAGTAGAAGCAACACTTACAGAACAAAAGGAATTGGTTGATCTGCCTCATACTGAAGACAGGTTATTCCACCAAACGATAGTCGGAAAACTAAAAAACGGCGATCAAAAAGGCCAATTGATAGCATTAGAAAATAACTACTCCTCATCAGGAGCAGACGATCATAAGTACCAACGAGGCGATGAATTATTTGTTTCCATCCAATCAAATGAAGGAGAGCCGTTAAGAGGGATTATTTATGGTCCCAAACGGGATAAATATGTTGTTGCGGCAGCCTGGCTCTTTATTATTACTGTGCTGCTTATCGGTAAAAGAAGCGGATCATTTTCAATCATCAGTTTAGTTGTCAATGTCCTAGTATTGTCCATTGCATTAAACCATTATACAAATTCAGAACACGCTAGTTTATTACTGATTTGCAGCGGGTTAATTCTTTTTTTTACTGTTACCTCTTTATTACTGGTCAGTGGAAACAACGAGAAAACGTACGCTGCTATTCTAGCAACTTTAGCAGGAACTTTTTCTTCCTTGCTTATTGCCTATATCGTATTGGTCTTAACAGCTGAAAAAGGGCTTAGATACGAGGAAATGGCGTTTATAACAAGATCGCCGCAAAAAGTATTTTTAGCCAGCATTCTAGTAGGGTCTTTAGGAGCTGTAATGGATATTGCGATTACAATCATCTCCTCTCTTTATGAACTATATGGTAAAAATAAAGACATCTCGCTAAAAGCCTTAAAAGCATCTGGTATGGAAATAGGCAAAGACATTATGGGTGCAATGACAAACGTATTGTTTTTTGCTTATGTCAGCGGAAGTATTCCGATGATCCTTCTCTATTTAAAAAACGGCTCTGCATTAGGGTACACATTATCGATGAATTTATCCTTGGAATTGACAAGGGCACTCGTCGGAAGCATCGGGATTGTCTTGACCATTCCAATAAGTATTTATATTGCAGCTTATTTCATTTATAAAAGGAGAGCAATCAAATGA
- a CDS encoding YibE/F family protein has protein sequence MNVLVCLSIILFILMKFIGGEKGTRSFIALFLNFGVTFLTVFLMTVQTINPIILTLLACVVISCINLFYINSVSIKSVTAFISTLITLLFLLLLIFIFVKKSMIQGFGIEELEELTSFTLYVGIDFGKIAVCTIIMGTIGAITDTSISVSSAMNEVYHHHPLISRYDLFKSGMNVGKDILGTTTNTLYFAFIGGYLALILWFKDLTYSLGEVVNSKVFSSEMISIFCIGTGAILIIPITAWLAAYILTKNKKTAVE, from the coding sequence ATGAACGTATTAGTCTGTTTATCGATCATTTTATTTATCCTAATGAAATTCATTGGCGGAGAAAAAGGAACAAGGTCTTTTATTGCGCTTTTCTTAAATTTTGGCGTAACCTTTTTGACTGTCTTTTTAATGACTGTGCAAACTATTAACCCGATTATCTTAACTCTACTGGCTTGTGTAGTCATTAGTTGTATCAACCTCTTTTATATAAATTCGGTTAGTATCAAATCGGTTACTGCCTTTATTTCTACGCTGATCACGCTGCTTTTTTTATTGCTGCTTATTTTTATATTTGTTAAGAAGTCGATGATCCAAGGATTCGGAATAGAAGAATTAGAAGAACTCACTTCCTTTACCTTATATGTTGGGATAGATTTTGGAAAAATCGCTGTTTGTACGATCATAATGGGAACTATAGGAGCCATCACCGATACTTCTATTTCGGTTTCTTCGGCAATGAATGAAGTATACCATCATCATCCTTTAATAAGCCGCTACGATTTATTTAAATCCGGTATGAACGTCGGCAAAGATATTTTAGGAACAACTACAAACACTTTATATTTTGCCTTTATCGGCGGCTATTTAGCCTTAATATTGTGGTTTAAAGATTTAACTTACTCGCTTGGTGAAGTAGTTAATTCAAAAGTATTTAGTTCAGAAATGATCTCTATATTCTGTATTGGAACAGGTGCTATTCTAATAATACCAATCACAGCTTGGTTGGCTGCTTATATATTAACCAAAAATAAAAAGACAGCTGTTGAATAA
- a CDS encoding threonine/serine exporter family protein: MISQILGAFLAVAAATIILESPKKYIFATAFVGALGWGVYLLCLESLGPIPATYVSGLVISTQSHIFSRIFKVPVTIFFLPGFFPLFPGSGMYLTVYEFIQGHNALAQGHLQSTIQVAGMIALAIFTIDTVFKVMKRAQHIKAERTT, translated from the coding sequence TTGATTAGTCAAATCTTAGGAGCTTTTCTAGCAGTTGCAGCAGCGACTATTATTTTAGAATCTCCCAAAAAATATATTTTTGCGACAGCTTTTGTGGGAGCTTTAGGATGGGGTGTTTATTTGCTTTGTCTGGAATCTCTTGGGCCTATCCCAGCGACATATGTTTCAGGATTAGTGATCTCTACACAATCCCATATTTTTTCACGGATTTTTAAAGTTCCTGTAACGATTTTCTTTTTGCCAGGATTTTTTCCTTTGTTTCCAGGTTCGGGAATGTATTTAACGGTTTATGAATTTATCCAAGGCCATAACGCTTTAGCCCAAGGACATTTGCAAAGCACTATCCAAGTAGCTGGGATGATTGCTTTAGCTATTTTTACCATTGATACAGTGTTTAAAGTAATGAAAAGAGCCCAACACATAAAAGCAGAACGGACTACTTAA
- a CDS encoding threonine/serine ThrE exporter family protein, translating into MDYKTLMDIAILAGKIMLESNAETYRVEDTMNHILKTSKFETTEALAIATGLVATLDDSSIDDPITIVKRINSRDTNLNKIAVVNTISRQLTSEEITIPEAYAALQNIEKEQYKRLYKDLAISALAASFALLLGGGIFEILAAGINGGLLALVLKGEKKLDMGSFVRNVLSSAVISVGAGLMHAFLFPTLNMHLVITGTIMPLVPGTAITNAIRDTLQGDYMSGGAKALEAFVVALSIALGVAIGLVLIGGVVF; encoded by the coding sequence ATGGATTACAAAACATTGATGGACATCGCTATATTGGCAGGAAAGATCATGCTGGAAAGCAATGCTGAAACCTATCGTGTAGAAGATACAATGAACCATATTTTAAAAACGTCAAAATTTGAAACGACGGAAGCATTGGCCATCGCCACTGGGTTAGTAGCTACACTAGATGATTCCAGCATTGATGACCCGATCACGATCGTTAAACGAATCAATTCACGCGATACGAATTTAAATAAGATTGCAGTTGTCAATACTATTTCACGGCAATTGACCAGTGAGGAAATAACCATTCCAGAAGCGTATGCGGCTTTGCAGAATATTGAAAAAGAACAATATAAACGACTTTACAAAGACCTTGCTATATCAGCTTTAGCTGCTTCTTTTGCTCTGCTGTTAGGCGGCGGTATTTTTGAGATATTGGCTGCTGGGATCAATGGAGGTTTGTTGGCCTTGGTATTGAAAGGTGAAAAAAAGTTAGATATGGGTTCATTTGTTCGTAATGTCTTATCTTCTGCGGTTATTTCGGTAGGTGCCGGGTTGATGCATGCATTCCTTTTTCCTACGCTGAACATGCACTTAGTCATTACGGGTACCATCATGCCGTTAGTTCCGGGAACAGCCATCACAAATGCAATTCGTGACACTTTACAAGGAGATTACATGTCTGGTGGAGCTAAAGCTTTAGAAGCCTTTGTGGTCGCTCTATCCATTGCTCTAGGAGTCGCGATTGGGTTGGTTTTAATTGGAGGTGTCGTCTTTTGA
- the glmM gene encoding phosphoglucosamine mutase, with protein MGKYFGTDGVRGVANSELTPELAFKLGRFGGYVLCQHSEGVEHPRVLVGRDTRISGEMLESALIAGLLSVGIEVMKLGVISTPGVAYLTRIQGAAAGVMISASHNPAPDNGIKFFGSDGFKLSDATELEIEALLDQEEDTLPRPSAEGLGTVDDYPEGALKYTQFLQQTIPNDLSGLQICLDGANGSASPLINRLFADLDTEFDVMGASPNGLNINDGVGSTHPEQLAKFVVEKGADAGLAFDGDADRVIAVDELGNIVDGDKIMYICGKYMLEKGRLKKDTIVSTVMSNLGFHKAVEAAGMTALETQVGDRYVVEEMRKNGYNFGGEQSGHMVFLDYNTTGDGMLSGIQLLNVMKQTGKKLSELAEEVQTYPQRLVNIRVSDKNGAMEIPAIKTIIEEVEKEMNGDGRILVRASGTEPLLRVMAEAPTQEKVDSYVERIADVVRAEIGLD; from the coding sequence ATGGGAAAATATTTTGGAACAGATGGAGTTAGAGGAGTGGCTAACTCAGAGTTAACACCGGAATTAGCCTTTAAATTAGGTAGGTTCGGCGGGTACGTTTTATGTCAACACTCAGAAGGAGTAGAGCATCCGCGCGTCTTGGTCGGCAGAGATACCCGTATCTCTGGAGAAATGTTGGAATCCGCTTTGATCGCCGGTTTGTTATCCGTTGGAATTGAAGTAATGAAATTAGGCGTTATTTCGACACCAGGTGTCGCTTACTTAACACGTATTCAAGGAGCAGCTGCTGGCGTTATGATTTCGGCTTCACATAACCCTGCACCAGATAACGGCATTAAATTCTTTGGATCAGATGGGTTTAAATTATCTGACGCTACTGAACTTGAAATCGAAGCTTTATTGGATCAAGAAGAAGATACATTGCCGCGTCCTAGTGCAGAAGGGTTAGGGACCGTTGATGATTATCCAGAAGGCGCATTAAAGTACACCCAATTCTTGCAACAAACCATTCCAAATGATTTGAGTGGTCTGCAAATTTGTTTAGATGGAGCTAATGGTTCTGCCAGTCCATTGATCAATCGCTTATTTGCTGATTTAGACACTGAATTTGATGTGATGGGGGCTTCTCCTAATGGCTTAAATATCAATGATGGAGTTGGTTCGACTCATCCTGAACAATTGGCTAAATTCGTAGTAGAAAAAGGAGCAGATGCAGGTTTAGCTTTTGATGGTGATGCTGACCGTGTAATCGCAGTAGACGAACTGGGTAATATTGTTGATGGAGACAAGATTATGTACATCTGCGGAAAATACATGTTGGAAAAAGGCCGCTTGAAAAAAGATACCATCGTTTCAACTGTTATGAGTAACTTAGGTTTCCATAAAGCTGTGGAAGCAGCAGGAATGACTGCTCTAGAAACACAAGTGGGTGACCGTTACGTAGTAGAAGAAATGCGTAAGAACGGCTATAACTTTGGTGGAGAACAATCAGGACATATGGTCTTTTTGGACTACAATACGACTGGAGACGGCATGCTTTCAGGAATCCAGCTATTGAATGTCATGAAACAAACTGGGAAAAAATTATCAGAGTTGGCGGAAGAAGTTCAAACCTATCCACAACGTTTGGTGAATATCCGCGTCAGTGATAAAAACGGTGCAATGGAAATCCCAGCGATTAAAACGATTATTGAAGAAGTAGAAAAAGAAATGAACGGCGATGGTCGGATCTTAGTACGTGCAAGCGGAACTGAACCATTATTACGGGTCATGGCAGAAGCTCCAACACAAGAAAAAGTGGATTCTTATGTAGAACGCATTGCGGATGTTGTTAGAGCAGAAATCGGATTAGATTAA
- a CDS encoding CdaR family protein has protein sequence MEKIYNSPWFTKLVAFAFALLLFTYVNYENTSKLRTTNPLNGVSTTSSKVITNLPIVVDIDQDKYFVSGFPETASIEITGPTNIVAQTTANKGFDLVAQNLDELGVGTHTIRLIPEGLSSDLKYTVTPPEVTITIEEKRVETFKVGVDFDSSSLAKGYAAETPTLNYDTVEVSGAASTIDKVNTVQAVVPTTDEVKSDIKQTVPVSARDINGNQLDVMINPKEVTVNIRVKPESKTVPVTLSESGKPESGYTYELGIENEKDTNVTVTGSQETLDNLSSFPLEVDVSGITETTTKEVNLPLLEGISTVTPEKITVRITVTKDKKPATEDKKTEDSSKNSSSTSTSDEKKNESTSSSTENTASSEEPSSKTSSSSAVEQSQPNSSDESKSSDVDSSR, from the coding sequence ATGGAAAAGATTTATAATTCTCCATGGTTTACTAAACTAGTTGCTTTTGCTTTTGCGCTATTATTATTTACTTATGTAAATTATGAAAATACCAGCAAATTACGGACAACTAATCCGCTTAATGGTGTAAGCACGACTTCAAGTAAAGTCATTACCAATTTGCCGATTGTTGTTGACATAGACCAAGACAAATATTTTGTTTCGGGTTTTCCTGAAACAGCTTCTATTGAAATTACCGGACCTACAAATATTGTAGCTCAAACAACAGCTAATAAAGGGTTTGATTTAGTAGCGCAAAACTTAGATGAATTAGGAGTCGGTACACATACGATTCGCTTAATACCAGAAGGTCTTTCTTCCGACTTAAAGTATACCGTTACGCCTCCAGAGGTAACGATTACCATTGAAGAAAAACGGGTCGAAACATTCAAAGTAGGGGTTGATTTTGACAGCAGCAGCTTGGCGAAAGGGTATGCAGCCGAAACTCCAACGCTGAATTACGATACAGTTGAAGTTTCAGGAGCTGCTTCAACAATTGACAAAGTCAACACCGTTCAAGCGGTCGTTCCTACAACGGATGAAGTTAAATCTGACATCAAGCAAACTGTACCTGTAAGCGCCAGGGATATAAATGGCAACCAATTAGATGTGATGATCAATCCAAAAGAGGTAACAGTCAATATACGCGTCAAACCAGAAAGCAAAACAGTGCCGGTTACCTTGTCTGAAAGCGGCAAACCTGAATCTGGTTATACCTATGAACTAGGAATTGAAAACGAAAAAGATACTAACGTGACTGTAACAGGCTCACAAGAAACGCTGGATAATTTAAGCAGTTTTCCATTAGAAGTAGATGTATCCGGTATTACGGAAACAACAACGAAAGAAGTAAATCTGCCTTTATTAGAAGGCATATCAACAGTGACGCCAGAAAAAATCACTGTTAGAATTACAGTGACTAAAGATAAAAAGCCAGCGACAGAAGATAAAAAAACAGAAGATTCATCTAAAAATTCAAGTTCAACTAGTACATCAGACGAAAAAAAAAATGAATCGACGAGCAGTTCAACAGAAAATACTGCTAGCAGCGAAGAACCGTCATCAAAAACGAGCAGTTCATCTGCTGTAGAGCAATCTCAACCAAATTCATCAGATGAAAGCAAGTCATCTGATGTGGATTCAAGTCGTTAA
- the cdaA gene encoding diadenylate cyclase CdaA, whose product MSIDWSHLFTWRTFINAVDILVVTFIIYQLIKILKGTKAVQLLKGIAVIMLIKIASFFLQLQTVDWIVDLVIQWSVLAIIIIFQPELRRGLEHLGRGSFFKNTKRKVNPAKKMIQQLDQAVQYMAKRRIGALISIQMETGLDEYIATGIPLNADISGELLINIFIPNTPLHDGAVMIKDYKIAAAAGYLPLSESSLISKELGTRHRAAIGLSEVTDAITIIVSEETGGVSISHRGDLLRELSREDFVKFLSKELILPEEDVKKNPLQEFVDSFKKGV is encoded by the coding sequence ATGTCCATAGATTGGTCACACTTATTTACATGGCGAACTTTTATTAATGCGGTCGATATCTTAGTAGTAACGTTTATTATTTACCAATTGATAAAGATATTGAAAGGTACTAAAGCAGTTCAGTTATTAAAAGGAATTGCCGTCATTATGTTAATCAAAATAGCCAGTTTTTTTCTTCAATTGCAAACAGTGGATTGGATCGTCGACTTGGTTATTCAGTGGAGTGTATTGGCCATCATTATCATTTTCCAACCGGAATTGCGCAGAGGACTAGAACACCTTGGAAGAGGGTCTTTCTTTAAAAATACAAAACGAAAAGTTAATCCAGCAAAAAAGATGATTCAACAACTGGATCAAGCAGTTCAATATATGGCGAAAAGAAGAATAGGTGCGTTGATTTCTATTCAAATGGAAACTGGATTGGATGAATATATTGCCACCGGAATTCCCTTGAATGCGGATATTTCTGGAGAGTTGCTGATCAATATCTTTATTCCAAATACACCTTTGCATGATGGAGCTGTGATGATAAAAGATTATAAAATAGCAGCAGCAGCTGGTTATCTGCCATTATCTGAAAGTTCTTTAATTTCTAAGGAGTTGGGAACACGACACCGGGCAGCTATTGGATTAAGCGAAGTGACGGATGCTATTACAATTATTGTTTCCGAAGAAACGGGAGGAGTCAGTATTTCCCATCGGGGAGATCTGCTAAGAGAACTGTCTAGAGAAGATTTCGTGAAATTTTTAAGCAAAGAATTAATTCTCCCAGAAGAAGATGTCAAGAAGAACCCGCTTCAAGAGTTCGTTGACAGCTTTAAGAAAGGAGTGTAA
- a CDS encoding alpha-hydroxy-acid oxidizing protein, whose amino-acid sequence MEPKKSLDEVTTKNEQESTASYQTSDAEKPLDIINVYDLEKEASKVIPKGGYDYISSGAGDLWTIEQNIKSFNHKTIVPRVLRNIEYPDQSTSIFGDKISTPIIMAPVAAHGLANSKGEPATAKGIADAKTIMTISSYANKPFKEISEAGQGAPQWFQFYMSKDDGINRDILDEAKANGVKAIVLTADATVGGNREADKRNGFVFPLGMPIVQAYQTGVGQTMDAVYGSSKQILSPKDVEFIAAYSGLPVFVKGVQTAEDAHISIESGAGGIWVTNHGGRQLDGGMPAFESLQIVAEEVNKRLPIVFDSGVRRGQHVFKALASGADLIGIGRPVIYALALGGAQGVTSVFDWFKAELEKTMQLAGTKTVEDIKKVKLQNYPYSY is encoded by the coding sequence ATGGAACCAAAAAAATCACTAGATGAAGTAACAACAAAGAATGAACAAGAGAGTACAGCTTCTTATCAAACGAGTGACGCAGAAAAACCGTTGGACATTATAAATGTGTATGATCTTGAAAAAGAAGCCAGCAAAGTGATCCCAAAAGGCGGATACGATTATATCTCAAGCGGAGCAGGAGATCTATGGACGATTGAACAAAATATCAAATCATTTAACCATAAAACAATTGTGCCGCGCGTTTTAAGAAATATTGAATATCCTGATCAAAGTACATCAATTTTTGGTGATAAAATTTCTACACCTATTATTATGGCACCTGTTGCTGCTCATGGATTAGCTAACAGTAAAGGAGAACCTGCGACAGCTAAAGGGATAGCCGATGCTAAAACCATCATGACGATTAGTTCATATGCGAATAAACCGTTCAAAGAAATTTCGGAAGCAGGCCAAGGTGCTCCGCAATGGTTCCAATTCTACATGAGTAAAGATGACGGCATCAATCGCGATATTTTAGATGAAGCAAAAGCAAATGGAGTAAAAGCAATCGTTTTGACGGCTGATGCAACAGTTGGTGGAAATCGCGAAGCAGATAAACGTAATGGTTTTGTCTTTCCATTAGGCATGCCGATCGTTCAAGCGTATCAAACAGGTGTTGGCCAAACAATGGACGCGGTATATGGGTCATCAAAACAGATCTTAAGTCCTAAAGATGTCGAATTTATTGCTGCTTATTCTGGTTTGCCGGTATTTGTTAAAGGAGTGCAAACAGCAGAAGATGCTCATATTTCGATCGAATCAGGAGCTGGCGGTATTTGGGTGACCAATCATGGTGGAAGACAATTAGATGGCGGGATGCCTGCTTTTGAGTCACTGCAGATCGTTGCTGAAGAAGTAAATAAACGGTTACCTATTGTCTTTGACAGTGGAGTACGGCGTGGGCAGCATGTCTTTAAAGCTTTAGCAAGCGGAGCGGATCTAATTGGGATTGGACGTCCGGTTATTTATGCTTTAGCTTTAGGCGGTGCTCAAGGAGTGACATCTGTTTTTGACTGGTTTAAAGCAGAATTGGAAAAAACGATGCAACTTGCTGGAACTAAAACTGTAGAAGATATTAAAAAAGTCAAACTTCAAAACTATCCCTATTCTTATTAA
- a CDS encoding formate/nitrite transporter family protein, with translation MEVEKVETGFLMETLRASILKKEDLFNKSRVRYMMRCMLACLFLTIGTAAAVYLGETVNTITPGAGKIAYALMFTWSLVMIIYLNAELGTSNMMYMTTAVHRKILPFKKALIILATCIFFNLIGGILASWLISHTGAFLHTTQDSFLVTTIASKLQKGPSQVFFEGIFANLIVNIAVFATINMKDDAARVISIVFIIFIFAFLGFEHVIANFSSFSLAFFATGGHVPGMTAISVIKNLFFATLGNYVGGGLILGLNYSWLNNGQTKYID, from the coding sequence ATGGAAGTCGAAAAAGTTGAAACAGGTTTTTTAATGGAGACATTACGTGCAAGTATTCTTAAAAAAGAAGATTTATTTAACAAAAGTCGGGTACGCTATATGATGCGTTGTATGCTGGCTTGTTTATTTTTAACTATTGGAACGGCAGCTGCTGTTTATTTAGGAGAGACAGTTAATACGATTACACCGGGCGCTGGAAAAATTGCGTATGCACTGATGTTTACTTGGTCATTGGTGATGATTATTTATTTAAATGCTGAACTAGGCACGTCAAATATGATGTACATGACAACTGCAGTTCATCGGAAAATTTTGCCTTTTAAAAAAGCACTCATTATTTTAGCCACTTGTATTTTCTTTAATCTGATTGGCGGTATCCTAGCAAGCTGGTTGATTTCGCATACTGGGGCCTTTTTGCATACGACCCAAGATAGTTTTTTAGTTACAACAATAGCCAGCAAATTACAAAAAGGTCCTTCTCAAGTCTTTTTTGAAGGCATATTTGCTAATTTGATCGTCAATATAGCAGTGTTTGCGACAATCAATATGAAAGATGATGCTGCACGGGTAATTTCAATTGTTTTCATTATTTTTATTTTCGCTTTTTTAGGGTTTGAACACGTGATTGCTAATTTTTCTTCTTTCTCACTTGCTTTCTTTGCTACTGGCGGACATGTTCCTGGAATGACGGCAATCAGCGTCATTAAAAACTTGTTTTTTGCAACTTTAGGAAATTATGTAGGAGGCGGTTTGATCTTAGGCTTAAACTACTCATGGTTGAATAATGGACAGACAAAATACATTGATTAA
- a CDS encoding GNAT family N-acetyltransferase, with product MKEKDVLRMEFEKSGNRFYKNDEKGKMIAEVTYVPAGEEKVILDHTFVDPSLRGQGIAHQLVDRVVEEMRKEHKKIVPLCPYAKVLFEREPEKYSDIQAK from the coding sequence ATAAAAGAAAAGGACGTGTTAAGAATGGAATTTGAAAAATCTGGCAACCGCTTCTATAAAAACGATGAAAAAGGAAAAATGATTGCTGAAGTGACGTATGTTCCCGCTGGAGAAGAGAAAGTTATTTTAGATCATACATTTGTTGATCCATCATTAAGAGGGCAGGGTATAGCACATCAGCTAGTTGATCGTGTAGTTGAAGAAATGCGAAAAGAACATAAAAAAATTGTTCCGCTTTGTCCTTATGCAAAAGTATTATTTGAAAGAGAGCCCGAAAAATATTCAGACATTCAAGCAAAATAA